The Caloenas nicobarica isolate bCalNic1 chromosome Z, bCalNic1.hap1, whole genome shotgun sequence genome has a segment encoding these proteins:
- the ABHD17B gene encoding alpha/beta hydrolase domain-containing protein 17B produces MNNLSFSELCCLFCCPPCPGKIASKLAFLPPDPTYTLMCDESGSHWTLHLSERADWQYSSREKEAIECFMTRTSKGNRIACMFVRCSPNAKYTLLFSHGNAVDLGQMSSFYIGLGSRINCNIFSYDYSGYGASSGKPTEKNLYADIDAAWVALRTRYGIRPENVIIYGQSIGTVPSVDLAARYESAAVILHSPLTSGMRVAFPDTKKTYCFDAFPNIDKISKITSPVLIIHGTEDEVIDFSHGLALFERCQRPVEPLWVEGAGHNDVELYGQYLERLKQFVSHELKNL; encoded by the exons ATGAATAATCTTTCCTTTAGTGAACTGTGTTGCCTGTTCTGTTGTCCGCCATGCCCAGGGAAAATTGCCTCCAAACTGGCATTCTTACCTCCTGATCCTACATACACACTGATGTGTGATGAGAGTGGTAGTCACTGGACTTTACATCTCTCAGAGCGAGCAGACTGGCAATATTCCTCTAGAGAAAAAGAGGCCATTGAGTGCTTCATGACTAGAACAAGTAAAGGTAACAGGATTGCCTGTATGTTTGTGCGTTGCTCGCCTAACGCCAAGTATACTTTGCTCTTCTCACATGGAAATGCTGTTGACTTGGGTCAGATGAGCAGCTTTTACATAGGACTGGGTTCACGGATTAATTGCAACATATTCTCGTACGATTATTCTGGATATGGTGCAAGTTCTGGGAAGCCAACGGAGAAGAATCTGTATGCCGATATTGATGCTGCTTGGGTGGCTCTTAGGACAAG gTACGGAATCCGCCCTGAAAATGTGATTATATATGGCCAGAGTATAGGAACAGTACCATCTGTGGATCTTGCTGCTAGGTATGAAAGTGCTGCTGTAATTCTTCATTCTCCACTGACCTCAGGAATGCGGGTAGCTTTTCCTGATACGAAGAAGACCTATTGCTTTGATGCATTCCCAAA CATTGacaaaatttctaaaataacttCTCCTGTGTTAATAATCCATGGAACTGAAGATGAAGTAATTGACTTTTCACATGGCCTAGCATTATTTGAGCGTTGCCAGAGACCTGTAGAACCACTGTGGGTAGAAGGAGCGGGCCATAATGACGTGGAACTCTATGGACAGTACCTTGAAAGATTAAAACAGTTTGTGTCACATGAACTGAAGAACTTGTAA
- the CZH9orf85 gene encoding uncharacterized protein C9orf85 homolog isoform X1, translated as MSSERGNVSRTRPQRYQNAHAFRNDKYDTSARRKKINAKLHDGVCQHCKGILEWRVKFSKYKLLSKPKKCVKCLQKTVKDPYHIICRPCASKLEVCAKCGKEEEIVIPIDKGQDRTESVTTKNDQESSGLEDKLNFDANFSNTDSDEDSDVLEEQFKSMNFQRTEI; from the exons ATGAGCTCGGAGAGGGGGAACGTGTCGCGCACGCGGCCGCAGCGGTACCAGAACGCGCACGCCTTCAGGAACGACAAGTACGACACCAGCGCCCGGCGCAAG aaaataaatgctaagcTGCATGATGGAGTTTGTCAGCATTGCAAAGGTATCTTGGAGTGGCGTGTAAAATTCAGCAAGTACAAACTACTATCAAAACCTAAAAAATG TGTGAAGTGCCTCCAGAAGACTGTAAAAGATCCTTACCATATTATTTGTCGACCATGTGCTAGTAAACTAGAAGTTTGTGCGAAAtgtggaaaagaagaagaaatagtaATTCC GATTGACAAAGGACAAGACAGAACTGAGAGTGTGACTACTAAAAATGACCAAGAGAGCAGTGGATTGGAGGATAAGCTGAATTTTGATGCAAACTTCAGTAATACAGACAGTGATGAAGATtctgatgtacttgaagaacAATTTAAAAGTATGAATTTTCAAAGGACAGAGATCTAA
- the CZH9orf85 gene encoding uncharacterized protein C9orf85 homolog isoform X2 yields MKTMGNKSRGIVSLKINAKLHDGVCQHCKGILEWRVKFSKYKLLSKPKKCVKCLQKTVKDPYHIICRPCASKLEVCAKCGKEEEIVIPIDKGQDRTESVTTKNDQESSGLEDKLNFDANFSNTDSDEDSDVLEEQFKSMNFQRTEI; encoded by the exons atgaaaacaatgggAAACAAGTCCCGTGGCATAGTCTCACTT aaaataaatgctaagcTGCATGATGGAGTTTGTCAGCATTGCAAAGGTATCTTGGAGTGGCGTGTAAAATTCAGCAAGTACAAACTACTATCAAAACCTAAAAAATG TGTGAAGTGCCTCCAGAAGACTGTAAAAGATCCTTACCATATTATTTGTCGACCATGTGCTAGTAAACTAGAAGTTTGTGCGAAAtgtggaaaagaagaagaaatagtaATTCC GATTGACAAAGGACAAGACAGAACTGAGAGTGTGACTACTAAAAATGACCAAGAGAGCAGTGGATTGGAGGATAAGCTGAATTTTGATGCAAACTTCAGTAATACAGACAGTGATGAAGATtctgatgtacttgaagaacAATTTAAAAGTATGAATTTTCAAAGGACAGAGATCTAA